CCTGGTCACCCCAACCAGTGCTTAAGCCAGGTTATTCCAAAGTCTTCACTAAGAGATAAAGTGACTCAAAGCTGCCTGCTAGAAATGCATGACTTCTGGAGAACAAGTTTGGGGAGCTTCCCCTATGGCACTGCTGTGCCTCCCGCCCTTTGAAGACATCCCCAGTGACCCACCCTCATCCCCACAGGGCTGTTGCACCCTCCTACGACCCACCCTTGTCCCCAAAAGAGAGAAATgagcaaagcacaggacttgtagaACAGGGACCCCTTCCCCAAGTTCAATCTGCATCATTTCATGTACCAAAGCTGAGTGGTCTGTGTGCCGCCGCCCCCacaccaatgaaaaaaaaaaacaaaaacaaaaacaaaaaccaggggGTAGAGAGTAAGTTATGGTTTAATGGTTTAGACCAGCTACTGTGTTCTATCATCCCTTCTGAGATTCCCCCTTTTCATACTAACACCTCTCTGCCTCCTGGAGAAGAGTTTCAttgggagctgggtagtggctcaaccagtagagcctaggttcaaatccccagtccccacttatagaggggaagctttacaagcaatggagcagtgctgcagctgtcttgccttgcctctctccctatctgtctctcacctatgaaaaataaaaaatggccaccagtagacactgagccccagagataacccaagtggaaaaaataaaataaaatacagcggGAAGAGCAGAGGGTGGCACTGAGACTCGACTCAGTGTCCTTTGCACACCTGACCATTTCAGCAATGCATCCTGCACCAcgaactgcctggccccccttgcCAAGGTTATCCATGAGCGATTTGGGATTGTGGAAGGGCTGATGGTGAGTAGGAGAAAGGAGCTGGAACAGGATGGAGGGTGGGGAAAGCCAACCTCTTCTTCTTCCCAGGACTTGCTCAGCATATACCATTAATGGGGGAAGGCCAGTTTGGGGGTGAGTGGTCCATTAGCAGTGAGGTCTTTTAAAAACACGGTGTATTGGGAGCCAGTAGTATACCTGATTAAAAGCACATatttcatgcacaaggatccgggttccagaccctcctccccacctgcagggagctttgttgagtggtaaagcaggtccttctctcactgtctctccctcctctctcaatttctctgtcctatgcaataaaaagaaagaaaaatggccactggtagcagtggattcgtagtgctggcactaagccccagtggtaacactggtggccaataaataaatcactgaCAAGGCATGTGCCCCCTCGCCCTGCAGCCTGTGCTGGTGGCCCTGGGCCTAGGCACATAGGAGCAGAAAGATCTCACCTTTGTCCTATTCTTCCCCAAGACCACCGTCCACTCCTATACTGCCACCCAGAAGACAGTGGATGGACCATCGAAGAAGGACTGGCGAGGTGGACGAGGTGCCTCCCAGAACATCATCCCAGCCTCCACTGGAGCTGCCAAAGCTGTGGGCAAAGTCATCCCTGACCTAAAAGGGTATGAGGACAGGAAGCCACAGCCtggggagagggggatagaggggGAACACATCTAGGACTGGACTGGACCCTAATCCTTGAGGTGTCTAttgaggggaaagcagagtcaagggagagggagggagaagcccCTGGGGtctgacaaccccccccccccataccactTGGGATTCTCCAGGAAGTTAACAGGAATGGCATTCCGGGTGCCAACCCCAGACGTGTCTGTTGTGGATCTGACGTGCCGCCTGGCCAGACCTACCCAGTACTCGAGCATCAAGGAGGCCATAAAAGCAGCAGCCAAAGGACCCATGGCTGGCATCCTGGCATATACAGAGGATGAGGTAGGTGCTGAGAAGAcaggattctgggaaaggagaATGGATTTCGACTTTGCAGGGAGCTGCTGACAAAGTGTAGAGTGGGGCTACAGGGCAGGGAAGGTCAGCTCTCCCTCACGACCTTTGCACTTACTGCTTCTTTGTTCTGAAAGGCTTTCCCCCAAGTGGCTGTCAAGTCTGTCCCACCTCCTCCAAGGCTTCAACCTACACTTCAGCCTCCCTCCTCAGCAACATATTCTTTTCCTTGGCCCTGTCTTTCACCTAAAATTTTGTTTCATAGTCAGGATTCCCTGACAGACACCTCTGGGTGTTTGCCCTCTGTGTACTTTGGCCAGTCCCCCTGCCAGCAAAGCCTGTgctcctctgccttccccatcgcCTGAGCACTGACACAGCTAGGCTCCAGCAGGTACTCCAGATGAAATCATCATGGACTGTGGGCCGTGGACTCGCAGCCTGAGCTCCCAGAGGGCCTGGTTCTACCGCCCACACTTGTCTTTGAAATTCTGATGCCCACAGGTCGTCTCCTCGGACTTCTTGGGCAATACCCACTCATCCATCTTCGATGCGAAGGCCGGCATAGCGCTCAATGACAACTTCGTGAAGCTCATTTCCTGGTGAGGGGGGCAGGGGCtagagaaggggggaaggggtGCGCCTTGGGGGTGGTCGGGAGGGACCCCCTGACCccgcccctccccttctctccccaggtACGACAACGAATACGGCTACAGCCACCGGGTGGTAGACCTCATCCGCTACATGTTCAGCCGGGACCAGTGAAGCAGGAAGTCCCCGCCTCCGCTCCCCTTGCTCCCCGGGCCTGAAGAAGAGTCTGGGGTCCCGCACGCAGCCTCCCTGAGAAGGAGAGAGCGCTCATTTAGTGGCCTGCGCCGTTGGCCAGCGGCGAAATAAAAATCCAGAGTGGTCACTGCTGCTCCCCTTTTCTTTGCGTCGGTCTAAGTGTGATCAAACCCGGGCGCAACAGTTAATGCGATGGAAAACTGGGCTTTCCTCTGCGGGCGGGGAACTGCGCAGGCGCAAGCGGGGCTGCCTCCGGGGAGCCCAGCCTGGCCCGTCCTCATACGTCATCACACCGGCGCCGCGACGGGACTCCCGTTCCCAGCAGGCCGCGCGGGCCGCGCCGGAGGCAGGTGGGCGCCAGGCCCGGCTTGGGGCGCCAGGCCAGCGGGGGGAGACTTCCGCGCTCCGAGACGCCGCCCCGACAGCCCGCTCCGGCGGGCCCGGGCGGCCGGCGCCATGACGCTGTTCCACTTCGGGAACTGTTTCGCCCTAGCCTACTTCCCCTACTTCATCACGTACAAGTGCAGCGGCCTGTGAGTGTGGGGCGGCCGTGGGGCGGGGAGGGCAGGACAGGCCCGACCCCTCAACCTCCCGCTCCCGCAGGTCCGAGTACAACGCCTTCTGGAAATGCGTGCAGGCCGGGGTCACCTACCTCTTCGTGCAGCTGTGCAAGGTGAGGGCAGCCCGGACCCCACGCGGCGGGCCCCCAAGCTTCGGAGACCCAGGGCTCCGCCCCCGCTTGGGTCTCCCCTTCCCCCCGGGTGGGACCCGGTGTAGGGACGCTCCCGAGTACCCACAGAAGACGACTTTGGAAGGCATGGAACCTGAAAAGGAGAGGTCTCGCAGCAACTTTTGCATTGCACTTTTAGGATCATTGAGGAACTCTGTGTGGTTGAGAGGGCTTTGGTACAGTTAAGAACCGACCCCGAACCGCTGTGCTCAAACCTGACCCGATCCCCTGCGATATCACACACTTCCAGCCCCCTCAGAGACCAGGTTCCTACCTTTAACCACCCCTGGTCTTGTTACCCTGTCCCTGCCTAGtgatccctctctcacacacGGGTCCCCAGACCCCCAGGGTCCTTTCCTTCACGTACACACTGACTGCCCTTAAAGCCTTGTGGTTGATCCCTGTCACCTTGAGGTGACCTCTCCACTTTCCCTTTCGCAGATGCTGTTCCTGGCCACTTTCTTTCCCACGTGGGAAGGCGGCATCTATGACTTCATTGGGGTGAGTCTgtaagggggtggaggggagagagtaAAGTGAGGGCCCTGGCACCTGTGCTGACTCCAGCCTTACTCTGACCCGTAGGAATTCATGAAAGCCAGCGTGGATGTGGCTGACCTAATAGGCCTGAACCTCGTCATGTCCCGGAATGCTGGCAAGGGGGAGTACAAGATCATGGTCGCTGCCCTGGGCTGGGCCACTGCGGAGCTCATTATGTCCCGGTGTGTGCAGCAGCTTAGAGCTAAGATTCTTGAGGAAAGAGACAACTGGGTTCCTCCCAGGGAGGGAGGGGTCGCTGGAGGTGGGGACTCGGAGTCTGGGCATTGAGGGTATCTGGGTACTGGAGAATCCCTCCTTTTGCCATCCTCAGCTGCATCcctctctgggttggagcccgGGGCATCGAGTTTGATTGGAAGTACATCCAGATGAGCATTGATTCTAACATCAGTCTGGTAAGCAGCCCTGCTCTCCCACACACCTTTGTGCTCTGGCTGCACTCCTCCCCAGTGCGTGACCCTGACTTCCTGCCTCCTTCCAGGTCCACTATATTGTCGCATCCGCTCAGGTCTGGATGATCACACGCTATGACCTATACCACACTTTCCGGCCGGCTGTCCTCCTGCTGATGTTCCTTAGTGTCTATAAGGGCTTTGTCATGGAGTAAGCTGAATGGGTCTGAGGCTGGATGGGTCCAAATGAGGGTGGATTATCtgttctctcctcacttctcttTCTCCACAGGACCTTCGTCCACCTCTGTTCCCTGGGCAGCTGGACGGCACTGCTCGCCCGAGCAGTGGTGACGGGGCTGCTGGCCCTCAGCACCCTGGCCTTGTATGTTGCTGTTGTCAATGTACATTCTTAGGCTTGATGCCACAGAGGTTCATGCACCTTTTCcccatctgctgatctcagtgaAGTAAACAGTATTTGGGAAATtgtttctgtctccatttcttcccAGTGGAACTATCTGCCAATGTCATGCTCTCCCAGCTCCTACACGTTCTCATTCTCACTTTGGAGTCAGTCACACAGATTGGAAAACTAGCCAGGACTGGCTTGTCTTATGTTCCAGGGACCCAGCCCCTTGTATTTCTAGAAAAGACAGGACCTAAAAGAtaatctgggggctgggcggtagcgcagcagattaagcgcacatggtgcaaagtgcaaggactggcataaggatcccggtttgagcccccagctccccacctaccagggggatcgcttcacaagtggtgaagcaggtctgcaggtgtctttctctcctctctgtcttcccctctctcaatttgtctctgtcctatccaacaacaatgaccacaacaagggcaacaaaatggggaaaatagcctccacgagcagtggattcacagtgctggcaccgagccccgtcgataaccctggagccaaaaaaaaaagagataatctCTGAACTGTGGCAGAGACCAGGGCTGTTCATAAACAGGTGACAGAGGTGATAGAACCAAAAGAGGATTCTAGGACCGGGAAACTAGCTCACTTAAATAATGCCACCTGCCTTATGCGCagttgacccaggtttgagcccaactccCACTGAACTGGAAGAAACATTGAtgctatagtgtctttctctgtgtgtctctttctgtttgaaaTAGTCTGGGGCGGCACAGCCGTGGCAACAACTACcacacaaaaggggggaaaaagggttTTTCTGTGCTTCTGACAACATCAACCTGGCCCTCTCCCTGGCTGGTCATCTCCTAGGCTTCCAGCCCCAACTTCCCACTTATGATCCCCCCTTTATGTGACCATCAAGGGGATTTGTATTCTATTTTAAACCATCTTTGACTCCCCCACTGTGCACTGAATGGTATTAACTACTTGACTGTTGTTTTGCCCTTGGGGGCAAACTGTTGACATTTTTTTAGCTTTTCAATTCTTTTGAACACACGTCTATCTCCTCAGGGTACAGTTAAGAGACGATTGTGGCCAAAGAAGATAGTTAAGCCCACTTAGTTACTGTCCTAGCTGCAAACCTTCTTACCCCAGTCTTTCCTTGGTCAGTGTGGTCAGCTCTGCTccactccctccctgtccctaggTGGTATATGTCTGAAGCAGGGCTCTGAGTGTGGGGCTAGTCTCCACCTTGGTGTTCACAGTGGGCTCCCTCAATGTATTAGACAGTGATCAGTGGAAACAACTGTGTCCACCTAGCTGTGGACACAGTCCTGCCATGATTTCTTTGCCCTAGGCCTAAAGAAAGCACCAAAGGTGCCTGTACTGTCAGCTTGGTGTTTTCTGTGGGAGCGCTAGCTCATCACTGGGGCAGCCTGCTCTCTCCTTGCCCTAGGTAAGTCGCCTCTAGGTATCTTGGGAATGTGGTGGGAAGGCAGGTGATTGATTGGTCATCTTCATTTCCATGTGGAAAGGGGTGGGGGCACTGGGGCACTCCCTAGGCCCACCTGGGTAGTAAGTAGTCGGTTCACTTTCTCCCTCACTTTTCCCTACCTACCCTTTGACAAATCAGGAGGCAAGTGAAAGTTGGAGAAGTCTGACAAGCCGGGACTCTGAGCCAGGCCCCCTACTGATGGCCAGCTGTCTGTGATCTAATCTTGGCTTTCCTAGAGCTCAGGAAGACACCAGAGCAATGGGGGCTGAGGTGAGAAAACCAGGGAGGAGTTTGCAGGGCAAAGTAGAACAGCAAGTGTCAGGGCCTTGAGGTCAGAGAGAGCCTAACCCTTGCACAGAAGCCTGAGGGCTGATAAGTGGAATATGTGTGGAAACTTATGAGACCACAGAAGGCTTTAAAGGCTAGGAGTTGGCCAGAGACTGTGGAGACTaggcaggggaaggagagggtcATACTTGGCTTTAGGCAGATCACAAAACCACTGTGAATGGAAAGACTGAAGCTGGTGTGGGTGGGAGCAGATTCGAGAAGTAATGGTGACTGGTGGGCTAAGTGTGTTTCTATTGTTGGGGCTGAGGGTACCCACAAGGAGTGTGCACAGTATACGTGACTAAGGAGTGAGCCCCATGTAACAATTTGGGGGCTTGTGTCCCCAAGGGCTTACCACTTTTCCTGAGGAGGAGGAACCACACTGGCTCCcttcagacaaagaaagaaggaggctTGAGAGATGTGGTCTGCCAGAGGTGAGACAGGGAGTTGGGAGGGTGAGTTGTGTTCTAGCAACTGGAGAGTTAACTATTAACCTTTCAGGTGAGAGTGAGCTTGAAGACCTGTCACTTTAGCCTCCAGGAGTTGTGACAGCATGAATGCCCACCGCGGGGATAACAGAGTGAGCAATCCCAGTCAGAGTGGAGAAGTTCACAGCTCAATGTGGAAACGGTTTTTGACAATACGTATCAAGGAGAGGCCAGGTGCTAAGAAgctatagctcacctggacagtgcagctgctttgccatgtgggtgacccaggtttgagtctggcccctaccacactggaggaaactttggtgctgtggtgttttctttgtctatctcaagaaatagactccaggaacaatttttaaaaaaaaggggggggggggtgcctggtggtggcacacatggctgagcacacgtgagcaggcacaaggacctggtttcaagcccttgccccccacctgcagaagtggtaacacagatgtgcaggtgtctctcttaccccCTCCCCTATTttcccttgcccctctcaatttctctgtcctagcaaatagaaaaggggaaaagggggtggagggtgggaatggctaccaggagctgtggatttgtagtgctggtaccaaactcctgcagtaacactggtggcaatttaaaaaattggaaataaAAAGACAACCCTGGATGGAATTGGCGGTCTGGTCAAAAGAGTGGTAAGAGGTTCTGCTTGCATGTGGTctcctatgtaaaaaaaaattgggaaggcTCATTCCCTAGCTCCCCAGAATATTGAGTGCCTACCATGTGTCAGGCTGAAATCTAGAAACTAGAGGAGAGCCTTTAACCAAGTGACCCTAAGGTTGCAGGGTTGTGGAAGGGTAAGAAACACTTAAGACAACACCTCGCATAGAATGAAGCACAAGTTCATGTGAGCTGGTTCTGGTTTATTACGATCACGCTGACATTGTTTTCAGAGCCCCCAGACAATCCTCTTGCCTGGGCTGGAGTCCACAGAGCTGCTAGCtcctacacccccaccccccaaagcccCCAGCCCTTTAGGGGGCAACTTCCCCAAGGCCAGCACAGGGTACAGATCCAGGAGGGTAGACCCCTTGTGCATGGGGAAAGGAAGTGGATCCATTCCACTCCCCGCCCCAAGGCTGAGGTGCAGTGGACTACAAGATGACACAAGTGGAGCCAGGACTCTTGACTGCTCGGAAGTTCAGGTGGCTGTTCGGAGGGCTCCAGGGGTCCTGCCCCACCTGGCCGTCCATGGTGGATGCAGGGAAGAGTTGCAGGCAGTGACCTAATAGTAGAGCTCCTTATCCCACCAGCctgggagagagaaagtggaCTCAGAGCTAGCCTAGAGCAGGTGAGGGAGGGAATACCTGGGGCTTAGAGGTCACAAATCAATGGTAGCTAGATTAGGAGGTCAAAGATGAAGCAACTACTCTAAAAACTTGTGCACCGGAGTCAGgcgtagcatagcgggttaagcgcacgtggcgcaaagctcagggaccagtgtaaggattccagttcgagctcccctgctccccaccttcaggggagtcacttcactagcggtgaagcaggtgtctgtctatcttgccccctctctgtcttcccctcctctcttcatttctctttgtcctatctaacaacgatgtcaataactacaacaataagaaaaaagggcaacaaaagggaaaataaataaatataaaaatatattttaaaatttttgcacCACCCCAAACTCTCCAAATTCCACACTCACTCCCTGGGCAACAGCGAACTCCCAGTTTCCGGATTTCATCATAGACAAAGATGAGGAGGCCGAAGGGCATGGGGACCAGCCACCACTGGTACCTGCAGGCATAGGTGAGACAGCAAGGTGAAGGCTGCCCCAGGTACATACAGTCTTGCAGGCCCAACCCTCTGCTCACATGTCACAGCCCCTCACCGAATGGGCATGAAGTTGAAAATGTTGGGCATcccggggcagtagcacaggaagCAACCGATGCAGACCTGGAACACGATAGCAATCACCAGGATCTTGTTCCTGCAGGCGGGGCAGGATGGGACAGGCTCAGGTAGGTAGACGGGGGAAAAGGCCATGGGGAGTTGAGAACCAGATGGAAATCAGGGTACTGGGTCAGAGGAGGTTGGGTGGCATCAGCAGTACAGAGACATCCTAAAGCGTTTAACCTTGCTCCAACAGCGGCTGACAACCTGCCAGTTTCCCCATTAGTTGAGACCTGAAGGAACCCAGCTAAGAGGCACATAGTAGGAGCTACTGGCCAACCACTGAGAGGAGTGTTAGCACCTGGCACCAACTTATCCAAAATGGAATATGCTGGCTGCAGCAACTCCTAGTCAAGACCTCACAGGGGCTGGACTAGGGCATGGGGGTTAGACAACAGGCAGGGCAGGGGCCAGCCTGGAACACCTGAAGAATCCCTGCTGGAAGGCAGAAAGGCGACGTGTCTTGCGGATGAGGACGTCAGCGATCTGGCACATCTCAATGCTGATGAAGAACACAGTGTAACAGGTGTACTGCTGGTACAGGCGCTGTCCAAACGTCTGTGGACCAGGAGGGAACAAAAGCAGCTTGAGTCCAACAGAACTCCAGAGCCAGCCAGGAAAGTGGGGCCAGGAGCCCCTAAGTGTTATCCCTTATGTCAAAGCTGAGCtggggggagacaggagagaca
The DNA window shown above is from Erinaceus europaeus chromosome 2, mEriEur2.1, whole genome shotgun sequence and carries:
- the TMEM147 gene encoding BOS complex subunit TMEM147, encoding MTLFHFGNCFALAYFPYFITYKCSGLSEYNAFWKCVQAGVTYLFVQLCKMLFLATFFPTWEGGIYDFIGEFMKASVDVADLIGLNLVMSRNAGKGEYKIMVAALGWATAELIMSRCIPLWVGARGIEFDWKYIQMSIDSNISLVHYIVASAQVWMITRYDLYHTFRPAVLLLMFLSVYKGFVMETFVHLCSLGSWTALLARAVVTGLLALSTLALYVAVVNVHS